From Branchiostoma floridae strain S238N-H82 chromosome 5, Bfl_VNyyK, whole genome shotgun sequence:
AGATACATTTATGGACTCCAGAGCTACAGTAAAGAAGTCTAGAGCTAAGGTGAACGACAGATACATTTATGGACTCCAGAGCTACAGTAAAGAAGTCTAGAACTAAGGTGAACGATAGTTACATTTATGGACACCGGAGCTACAGTAAAGAAGTCTAGAACTAACAGTTACATTTATAAAGACTAGCGCTAAGCTGGATTATGGATACAGTAGCGAACACTAGAGCTAAGCTGGACTACAGATATAATAGCGAACACTAGAGCTAAGCTGGACTACAGATATAATAGTGAACACTAGAGCTAAGCTGGACTACAGATATAATAGCGAACACTAGAGCTAAGCTGGACTACAGATATAATAGCGAACACTAGAGCTAAGCTGGACTACAGATATAATAGCGAACACTAGAGCTAAGCTGGACTACAGATATAATAGTGAACACTAGAGCTAAGCTGGACTACAGATATAATAGTGAACACTAGAGCTAAGCTGGACTACAGATACAGTAGTCATTTACACTTTTCTATCACAAAATcctaaaaatgtctttttttacagTTCTGAACACCAGAACGCTAGACTACAGATATGATAGTGAACACTAGTAATACACTGGACTACAGATATAATAGTGAACACTAGAGCTAAGCTGGACTACAGATACAGTAGTCATTTACACTTTTCTATCACAAAATcctaaaaatgtctttttttttacagttctgAACACCAGAACGCTAGGCTACAGATATAATAGTGAACACTAGAGCTAAGCTGGACTACAGATACAGTAGTCATAAACACTTTTCTATCACAAAAtcctaaaaatgtttttttttacagttctgAACACCAGAACGCTAGGCTACAGATATAATAGTGAACACTAGTAATACGCTGGACTACAGATATAATAGTAAACACTAGAGCTACATGTACGTTGGACTACAGATCCAGtagtcattaacaattttcgaTCACGAAAATGTCTGCATTACAAATCATTGACGGAATGTCCCGTGCATGTGTTTCTTAAAGAGGTTAGATGCCGTGCAAAGTAGCTGGTGCGATACAGACACATTAATGAAGACTAGAGCTAAGCTGGGCTACATATGCAGTTAGGAACACCAGTCAAGAGGTAATCTGGACTACAGATATAGTAGTAAACACTAGAGCTAGGTTGGACTACATATATAGTTATGGATACTAAAGCTTACATGTAGCTGAACTACAGCTACAGTTCTGAACATTAGAGCTAAGCTGGACTACATATGCAGTTAACATATGTAGTCCAGATACATTACAGATACAGTTCTGAACACTAGAGCTAAGCTGGACTGCATATgcaccctcaaacacccgactggggtccatttggaccccaggcgcaaactttgaagtgccatttgaacatttttgatctgaagaaaaattccttacGTGACTTTGTCAGTTGATATCTGCtgtaccttctcctaagtttttacgaagattggtacaatactgaaATAGTACAATACTCCTGAACTACTTATTGTATGACCACCAAACTTTTAGAGATTGATAAAAATGTTAAACCAAATCCACAAAAAACttttgtgtcatcaccatataatatgacgacattatgacgtcatttagcttatgagggcggccatcttggattttgaccaatgacgttatGAAATTgacataaattataaattttaaatcATGAATATTACATTagatttcatagaatttaatttttgttagaaaacaagtgtacattaccaagaaaaccttgtttaattCGAAATTGgtaaattttggcaaaaatatgcctgtcataattccgttgccatggcaacccccaaaaatgataaacttactttattgacattatttttttttgctaagaATATTCTGTAATAGATTactaagtttcgtagctttagctcaggccgttcatgagttatacgCCATGaaagttgctgagggcctcaaaattccactctctggtcagaataggtttagtgcaaaactggtccttctgatcttttgcatggATTATGATGATAAGCTGGAATTAGCAaaaccttaacatctcaaaatattcctcttacattgatgaAGCAATATATGCataatgatcaccgataggaattggaattaagattttatgaacaaaacattttggggtccgtttggaccccacttggtcattttagtcgcaaaaaaaagTTCGGGGGCTTGAGGGTTAACATATGTATTCCAGATACATTACAGATACAGCTCTGAACACTAGAGTTAAGTTTGACTACAGATAGTAACGGATACTAAAGCCTAACTGAACTACAGATACAGTTCTGAACACTAGAGCTAAGTTGGACCATAGATACAGTTATGGGTACTAGCACAGATAGTATCATGACCTCAATGGTCGGTGCCAAATTGTAAATGTGTTAATTGGCAGAGAGACACGATGCCCAGCACCCTAGTCGATGGGTTGTCAGAGAGGTCTTATGTGGCCGATGCGTTTTTATTGTGGCTTTTGTCAGAGAGGTCCGATGTATTTTACTGTGCCTTTTTAACGGCGAGGTCCGACATGGCTTTTACTGTGCCTTTTTGACGGCGAGGTCCGACATGGTTTTTACTGTGCCTTTTTGACGGCGAGGTCCGACATGGTTTTCACTGTGCCTTTTTAACGGCGAGGTCCGACATGGTTTTTACTGTGCCTTTTTGACGGCGATGTCCGACATGGTTTTTACTGTGCCTTTTTGACGGCGAGGTCCGGAGCCCAGTGGTCCAGGTACCCAGGGTGACAGTTGTTCTCCGTGACGTGGCTCTCCGTGGTGGTCTCCAGGCAGTGCATGAGGTGGTCGCGCTGCAGCAGGAACTCGCGCTCCTCGTAAGTCGGCCTCGTGCCCCGCACCAGGTGCCGCCCCCTGTCGCCGCCCTTTTTGGACTGGATGACGTTGGTGAAGTTGGAGACGATGACGGTGAGCGGCAGCGTGAGCAGGATGACGCTCGTGATGGAGCAGAACGCCGTCACCAGCTTGCCGGGGATCGTGCGCGGAGTCATGTCACCGTACCCAAGCGTCGTCATGGTGACGATGATGTACCAGAATCCCTCCGGGATGCTGGAGAAGAAGGAGTTGGGGTGGTTCCGCTCGGCGTAGAACACCATCGTGGCGAAGATGATGACGGCCATGCTGAGGGCGAACAGGAGGAAGCCCAAGTCCCGGGCGCAGCCCTTCAGCGTGTCGCCTAGCAACCGCAGGCCGGGGGAGGAGCGCGACAGTTTGAAGATGCGGAAGACGCGGAAGACTCGCAGCGTGACGAACAGCCCGTTGACGCTGTTGTTGGCCGGGATGCACAGCCCGATGTAGAAGGGCAGGATGGACACGATGTCGATGACGCTCATGGCGCTCTTCACGAACCTGGCTCTGTCTGGCGCCGCGAACAGTCGCACCAGGTACTCGGCCGTGAAGATGACGACACAGGCCGTCTCCAGGCAGGAGAAGGACAGCGAGTAGCGCAGCCCGCACGGCATCTTCTCCACCATCTTGGGCGGGAAGGGCGCGCAGTTCAGCGTCTCCACAACGTTCGCGAACACGGACACGGCGATGAAGAAGCCGGTGACGTAGAAGAAGACGAGTCCCAGCGTCGTCTCGTCAGGGTTCTCCACGATGCGCCAGATTTTCTCCCGGAACGTCGCGGGCTCGGGCGGCACCTGCGCGTCCCGGGCCGCCGCGCTGACGGACGCCTCGTGCGCCTCCTTCTTGTCGATGTAGGCTTCGCGGCAGCACGGACCGATCGAGTCCGCGTCATTCGGGATGCCGAAAAAGCGGAGCTCCTCGTCATACGCGGACACGCTCTCGCTCTCGGGGTAGTGAAGCCTGCCGGTGCGGTAGAAGCTCAGGATGTAGCGGAACAGGTCCGGGTCCCTGTCGAAAAAGTATTCTCCTTTCCCGTCATCGAAGAAATAGTCTTTTTCGTCGCTGCCGAGCAGAGTGTCCGGGTACCTCTCTAGCAGGTGCCGCCATATTTCAAACCTGGTTCCTCCCACGTTCAGGGCGAGGCGCTCGGCTCCGGCGCGCCGCCTCTTCAGGGGGAGGGGCGGCACGTACACAGGCTGGCACGCCGCCGTGTACAGCACCACACTTCCGGCACACCTGTCATTTCTGCACACCTGTCCATTCTCATACCGTCTTACACAGCACCCCAGGACAGGTAAATCTTCACACAGTCTTACACAGCACCTCCGGACAGGTAAATCTTCACACCGTCTTACACAGCACCTCCGGACAGGTAAATCTTCACACCGTCTTACACAGCACCTCAGGACAGGTAAATCTTCACACAGTCTTACACAGCACCTCCCGACAGGTAAATCTTCACACAGTCTTACACAGCACCTCCGGACAGGTAAATCTTCACACAGTCTTACACAGCACCTCAGGACAGGTAAATCTTCACACAGTCTTACACAGCACCTCAGGACAGGTAAATCTTCACACAGTCTTACACAGCACCTCAGGACAGGTAAATCTTCACACAGTCTTACACAGCACCCCAGGACAGGTAAATCTTCACACAGTCTTACACAGCACCTCAGGACAGGTAAATCTTCGCACAGTCTTACACAGCACCTCCCGACAGGTAAATCTTCACACAGTCTTACACAGCACCTCCGGACAGGTAAATCTTCACACAGTCTTACACAGCACCCCAGGACAGGTAAATCTTCACACAGTCTTACACAGCACCTCAGGACAGGTAAATCTTCGCACAGTCTTACACAGCACCTCCGGACAGGTAAATCTTCACACAGTCTTACACAGCACCTCAGGACAGGTAAATCTTCACACAGTCTTACACAGCACCTCAGGACAGGTAAATCTTCACACAGTCTTACACAGCACCTCAGGACAGGTAAATCTTCACACAGTCTTACACAGCACCTCAGGACAGGTAAATCTTCACACAGTCTTACACAGCACCTCAGGACAGGTAAATCTTCACACAGTCTTACACAGCACCTCAGGACAGGTAAATCTTCGCACAGTCTTACACAGCACCTCAGGACAGGTAAATCTTCGCACAGTCTTACACAGCACCTCCGGACAGGTAAATCTTCACAGTTGTTCAGGTTAGAGCACCACACTTCCCGTACACCTGGTCATTTCCGCACACCTGTCCATTTTCATACCGTCTTAGAGTTCCACAGCAGTAAATTGAAATATAAACCTCCACGGCTGTGCAGGTAAACATGTACACCGTCTTATAGAACACCACAGCAGTCCAGGTAAACTCCACAGTAGTACAGGTAAACCTACCCACCTCTACACATCTGTCCATATTTACACCTCTCCGTATTCACACTGCTTCGTACGCGTCTTGCACAGGTATTAGCTTTTCCGCTTATCGATCATTGCCTCCATTTTTTAGCCTTGGGAAAAACATGCGTAACAGGTTCCCCCGGGGCCAGATGAACAGGTTCACGGTGTGACAGGTTCACCCGCACGAGTCAGTAGAAGCCGCGCGGAGTCAGTAGAAGCCGATTTCAGCCACTCCTTTCAGCACACTTGGAGCAGGTTGCAGTATCTCACGGCAAAGAGAGCATGCGCGCTTGTTAACTCGACCCGACAGGTCCTTCCTTCCTTAGTAAATCTTGTACGTCTTGATTCTCATGTTCGCCTCCCGCTCCCTTCGCCATCCCTGTTCCTCGGGCCGGGGCCTACCTTCCTGCCCAGCCGGTGACTCCGAAGCAGCGGCTCGGAGCTACATGCACCTCCTGCCGAAGCGATGCCGCGGGAACAGCGGTCCGTTTCAGCCCGTACAGCGTAGAGACTCGGCGCCGAACGCTCCCCAGATACGAGATGTAGTTCAGGCCCTACATACGTAATGACTGGTTCAGAACCTACATACGTAATGACTGCATAGAAACAGGGCGACGTTAGCAGTGATGAACGAGCCTGTCAGATCAATGGCTGCGGTCGGAAGCCGGGCTGTAACGCGCACGTCTCCGCGGCTCTGCGCCAGCCTGATAATAGCGCACATGCATTATTGATAACCAGAGCGGGGCAGGCAGGTAATAAACTATTCACACATAGCGGGGCAGGCAGGTAATAAACTATTCATACATGGCGGGGCAGGCAGGTAATAAACCATTCACACATAGCGGGGCGCGCAGGTAATAAACCATTCATACATGGCGGAGCCAGTCCTGGCCTatgcacatacatgcatacattaaGGGGCGGCAGGTGATTTATAAACCCTGCATTAAACATCTGTACATAACAGGGCGCACGCACGTAGCGAACAAACATGGACTATTTATACATAACGGGGTGCGCAGGTAACACCCAAACATAAACCATTTATACATAACAGGGTGTGCAGGTAACACCCAAACATAAACCATTTATACATAACAGGGTACGCAggtaacacaaacataaaccaTTTATACATAACAGGGTGTGCAggtaacacaaacataaaccaTTTATACATAACGGGGTGCGCAggtaacacacaaacataaaccaTAACAGGGTACGCAGGTAACACGCAAACATAAACCATTTATACATAACAGGGTGCGCAGGTAACACCCAAACATAAACCATTTATACATAACAGGGTACGCAGGTAACACCCAAACATAAACCATTTATACATAACAGGGTACGCAGGTAACACCCAAACATAAACCATTTATACATAACGGGGCGCGCAGGTAACACCTAAACATAAACCATTTATACATAACGGGGTGCGCAGGTAACACCCAAACATAAACCATTTATACATAACGGGCGCGCAGGTAACACCAGAACATTCACCATCTATACGGCAGCAGTACAACAACCCATtgtagatcatcatcatcggccGAAGTGCTCATTATAGATAACGCACGTATCCCGGAAAATAGGTGTTAAACACAGGAGACAATTAACCAATCGGTAATCAATATCAGAAATAGCTTCAGAGTAACTGATAAAGGAGACTCCGAAACCGATCGATACAGCTGGTGAGCTGGTGATGTAAACCGAAGGGTGGNNNNNNNNNNNNNNNNNNNNNNNNNNNNNNNNNNNNNNNNNNNNNNNNNNNNNNNNNNNNNNNNNNNNNNNNNNNNNNNNNNNNNNNNNNNNNNNNNNNNNNNNNNNNNNNNNNNNNNNNNNNNNNNNNNNNNNNNNNNNNNNNNNNNNNNNNNNNNNNNNNNNNNNNNNNNNNNNNNNNNNNNNNNNNNNNNNNNNNNNNNNNNNNNNNNNNNNNNNNNNNNNNNNNNNNNNNNNNNNNNNNNNNNNNNNNNNNNNNNNNNNNNNNNNNNNNNNtggtgtgttacgccgaacggcgcggttataccggctatatagatacagatacagaagctggtgtgttacgccgaagggcggttatactggctatatagatacagatatagaagctggtgtgttacgccgaacggcggttatactggctatatagatacagatacagaagctggtgtgttacgccgaagggcggttataccggctatatagatacagaagctggtgtgttacgccgaaggggggttatactggctatatagatacagatatagaagctggtgtgttacgccgaagggcggttatactggctatatagatacagatatagaagctggtgtgttacgccgaagggcggttatactggctatatagatacagatatagaagctggtgtgttacgccgaacggcggttataccggctatatagatacagatacagaagctggtgtgttacgccgaagggcggttatactggctatatagatacagatatagaagctggtgtgttacgccgaagggcggttatactggctatatagatacagatatagaagctggtgtgttacgccgaacggcggttataccggctatatagatcagatacagaagctggtgtgttacgccgaagggcggttatactggctatatagatacagatatagaagctggtgtgttacgccgaacggcggttataccggctatatagatacagatacagaagctggtgtgttacgccgaagggcggttataccggctatatagatacagaagctggtgtgttacgccgaagggcggttatactggctatatagatacagatatagaagctggtgtgttacgccgaacggcggttataccggctatatagatacagatacagaagctggtgtgttacgccgaagtgcggttataccggctatatagatacagaagctggtgtgttacgccgaagggcggttatccCGGCTatcagacacagatacagaagctgtgtgttacgccgaagggcggttataccggctatatagacacagatacagaagctggggtgttacaccgaagggcggttataccggctatacagatacagatacagaagctggcgtgttacacagaagggcggttatcccggctatatagacacagatacagaagctggtgtgttacacagaagggcggttatcccggctatatagacacagaaacagaagctggtgtgttacacagaagggcggttatCCCGGCTatcagacacagatacagaaaccgGGCCTTCAATAAATCGAAGCCGGAGATGCTTCTGCACTGCAGTAGATGCAGTGAATTTAACCCCTGACGACTGATTATGAAAGAGAACTGATCCTAAAGGCTGATCGATACGGGAACACTGAGTTCCTATTAGATGATCTATAGATACAGGAAACTGCACTTCTAATGACTGATCTATACAGGAAACTGCGCTTCTAATGACCGATCGATACAGGAAACGGCGTTTCTAATAACCGATCGATACAGAACACCGAGTCTCCAGTGATGAGTGCGCAACGGTTTGTGGGCTGCGATGGCCGGTCCACATGCAAACACACGTCACACAAAGCTTCATTTATCTCCACTCTATTTAATTTAACTACTCTATACTAACACGGAATAATCTTCACAATCAGAGCAAAATTTCCTACAGTTGCTATTTGCTGTTCATCACTTCTCGCTGCTCACATGTCAGGCAGCACCTGCCAGGAACAGACGCTACGGGAAGTTTCTAGTAGGTACTTGCTACCCAAGCAACTGTACCAAGACAGCTCACTGCACTCTGTTACTGATGACGAACAGGACACACACAGTGAGGAGACAGTAGATGACCACTTCCCAGAAATTCTAGAATCTGAAGTAGAGTATGCCATCAAGCGCCTACCAAACATCAAAGCAGCTGGTGTAGAGATGACTTACCAGGCGAACTTCTGAAAACCGACAACCCAACTGTGACAAAAGCGCTGTGCAACCTCTGCAACAAGGTCCTGAGGACTGGAGAATGGCCCACAGACTGGGTACGGTCAGTGTTCATCACCATCCCCAAGAAGCCAGGCACCACGGACTGTTCAGAGCATCGCACCATCGCCCTGGTATCCCACGCCAGCAAGATCCTACTGCGCATCCTGCTGAAGCGCATGGAGGGGGTGGCTGACAGAGAATTTGCTGAGGAACAGATGGGGTTCAGGAAGAAAGTGGGAACCAGGGGCCAGATTTTCAACATCAGGATCCTCATGGAGAAAGCATGTGAGAGCAATGTAAGTCTTTATATGGCATTTATTGACTATAAAAAAGCCTTTGACTCAGTAAAACACAATATTCTCTGGAGAGTGATGGAAAGAATGAGAGTCCCCAAGTACATCACCAACTCACTACGACAGCTGTACAGACGTCAGCAGGCTGCAGTGAGAGTAGAGGAGGAGCTGTCCGACTGGTTTGAAGTCACCAAAGGCGTGCGGCAGGGATGCCTGGTCTCTCCGGTCTGCTTTAACTTCTACCCTGAAGCAGTGATGAGAGAGTCTGCCGACGAACTCTCCTGGATTGGCGTCAACATCAGTGGAAGGCTCGTTAACAACCTGAGGTTCGAGATGACATTGGCCTGATAGCAACATCACCAGAGCGACTGCAGGAGCTGTTGGACCTAGTACACACAGTGTCCATGGAGTATAGCCTGGAGATTAGCACCAAGAAGACCAAGGTCATGGCAGCAACCAAACAGC
This genomic window contains:
- the LOC118416426 gene encoding potassium voltage-gated channel protein Shal-like encodes the protein MDRCVEVGVREVWCSNLNNCEDLPVRRCCVRLCEDLPVLRCCVRLCEDLPVLRCCVRLCEDLPVLRCCVRLCEDLPVLRCCVRLCEDLPVLRCCVRLCEDLPVRRCCVRLCEDLPVLRCCVRLCEDLPVLGCCVRLCEDLPVRRCCVRLCEDLPVGRCCVRLCEDLPVLRCCVRLCEDLPVLGCCVRLCEDLPVLRCCVRLCEDLPVLRCCVRLCEDLPVLRCCVRLCEDLPVRRCCVRLCEDLPVGRCCVRLCEDLPVLRCCVRRCEDLPVRRCCVRRCEDLPVRRCCVRLCEDLPVLGCCVRRYENGQVCRNDRCAGSVVLYTAACQPVYVPPLPLKRRRAGAERLALNVGGTRFEIWRHLLERYPDTLLGSDEKDYFFDDGKGEYFFDRDPDLFRYILSFYRTGRLHYPESESVSAYDEELRFFGIPNDADSIGPCCREAYIDKKEAHEASVSAAARDAQVPPEPATFREKIWRIVENPDETTLGLVFFYVTGFFIAVSVFANVVETLNCAPFPPKMVEKMPCGLRYSLSFSCLETACVVIFTAEYLVRLFAAPDRARFVKSAMSVIDIVSILPFYIGLCIPANNSVNGLFVTLRVFRVFRIFKLSRSSPGLRLLGDTLKGCARDLGFLLFALSMAVIIFATMVFYAERNHPNSFFSSIPEGFWYIIVTMTTLGYGDMTPRTIPGKLVTAFCSITSVILLTLPLTVIVSNFTNVIQSKKGGDRGRHLVRGTRPTYEEREFLLQRDHLMHCLETTTESHVTENNCHPGYLDHWAPDLAVKKAQ